The region GGCGAGATCGACTCGTCAAATAGTCCGCCAGCAACTTTGCGACTGATGTTGCCGCCACGAACTTCGCCAAGAAACGCAGCCATCGCTAGCGTGCGCTGACATTTACCTCCAATCGCGTCCGTGAGCGCCTCATGGAAATCAACCCAAAGGCTGTACTTGTTTTTAGTGTTTGTCGACGACTGAACGATGGAGGCGGCTTCAACTAGTCTGCGGAGAAGCGCAGAGTGTTTCCCTTCGTCTTCTAGCTCCTCCCTAATGTTATAGAACGGCAGAAGTCTCCTGCGGCCGCGTGGCAGCAGTCCATCGCTTACATGCATCAGGTAGGAAAGACTATTTAGCGATGCTATCTCAGTGCAAAGCGCCGGTGCAGATTGTTGCGGTGCATCCAATGTTCCATTCAGCTGTACCCCGGCGCGGAATGCCGCGAGGAAGGAATCAAAGTTCGTTTCGCCTACAGAGGGAGGGAGTCGTACATCTGGCTGAAGTATGCTGTGCCAGAGATTGGTGTCGTTGCCGATGCTTTCGAATACTTCTTCGCCTTGAGACGGTGATAGGGTATGAAATAGGTCCATAGACTTACCCACAAAGAACCAAAGGCGGCGTGCGCGCTTATTTCGGGCGTGCGACCATTTGTCGTACCACCAATCCACAATAAGAGCACTCTCGGAATTCTCCGCAAGCAATCGCGCGGCGTCAAAATCTAAGAGGCCAGACGCGACCCCTTTCTCAATACGAGTCCTCATTCGTTCGACAATCTCTTCACCTCCGGAATCGAAAGGAAGAGACAGGACCGACGATCCTAGCCCCCTGGTGATGGATCCAAGCAGGGCGACCGATTCCTCCGACGAAACTAGGTCGACTACCCTGGATACCGAACGTGGTTTCTGAGAGAAGACTTGGTCCCGAAGCAGGGTCAGAGCAACTTCTCGCGAGTAGGAAATGAGAGAATAATCGCCATTAGACTTGATGAGATCTTCCAACAAGTCGACGATGTTGGCGAGTTCGCCAACATCGGAAAATCCGGCATAGAATCGAGTGACGTTCCACCAGTACGGGTTTCGAAGAAGCGCCTCAAAACGTTCAGAGCGATTACCGGACCGTTCCGCGCCTGGGCTCGATGTGCGGGCCGTGGAATACAGGTACCTTGCTGCAAAGTACTCTCGGAGCGGCTGCACTTCGAATTCAAAAGTATTCTGAACACGACTCGTTAAGACCATGACCCGGTCGGTCATTCCGGTAAACAGTTGGTCAACGAGTTCTAGTTTCTTCTTCTTATATCCTCGCAGTTGGAGGTATTTCTTAAGTAGCGCCTTCAGCTTAGGTTCTGCGATGCTTCCGTTGGAATCTCCTGTCTCGGCGAGGCAATGAAGTTCCCAGGCAACATATCCATGTAAGTCAAGGATCAGTTCACGCTCATCTCGAATGATTGAGCTTTTCTCGGCTTCGCGGTCGAGGAACGTCTCCATGTATTCTCGGTATAGCGCGGTTCGTTTGTCCGGCAGGGACGGCCCCTTCTTTCGCACGAGCCAGAGAAGGATCGCGAGCTGCATAGGATTTCGAGCCAGGTCGACAATATGCGGCTGCCCTAGTTTCTGGCCGAGTACTTGACGGATTTCATAGGCCGCCTGATGAGTCACCCTGCGGGACATGAGCCACCCGTCCGTGTATTCTAGGACTAGGGTCAGTGGTAGGTCGCCGAGACCGAAGTAAGTCCACTCTCGTTTCGAGAATCCAGGCGTCTTCGAAAAGGAACTTGGTCGGCTGGATGCCATCGTTCGAAACGATGGACTAAACGGCTCGATCCGGTTTAATGCTTCATTGACGCAAGAGACAACAGCCCGACGGTCATTGAGATCGGGAACTTCATCCAGGCCGTCGAGAACCAGAATTGCAGGCGTAGCTCTTAGAACCGCGTCCAAATCGGATACAGAGAAGCGAAGTCCACCCGAGTAGCGTCTAACCTGGGCAGCCAGGAACGCCTCCAGGGTGTCCGACCAGCCTTCAGGGGCTCCGTCATTTGTGATGTCAAATGGATCCCGCCGTCTCAGCCAGGCAGCCAAATCACGGAAGTCCACATGAAACGGCAGGCGAATGGGACTCGATCGGTGTTCAGCTGAGAAACGGTTGATCTGTGAGTTGTTGCCGAGTAGTCGAGCCCTGTGTGCTTGACATACGTATTGTCCGACAGTGGATTTACCTTGCCCAGGGGCGCCTTCTAGAA is a window of Saccharopolyspora phatthalungensis DNA encoding:
- a CDS encoding NACHT domain-containing protein; amino-acid sequence: MAERYDYESLGADAFHQLCQALLVAHNPNVQCFPVGMPDGGRDASAPRGRVADAIVYQVKFRKPTPNKLANPDEIANWVISALEGEIEKVQELASKGAEQYVLLTNAQCSSHPDSGTRDRVQAWLSEKMPIPAQVWWRDDLDRRLDPETEIKRTYGFIREITGLAELLGLRDPGADDKTLIKIARGDQRVSALMKCMAHQYERDRVVKFKQAELEPQLLDVFIDVPLAASAIERPFYPGSAFTRFADSRLVSSSHSAVEEKWAGLLSGDITTAFMTSNRTSGRPAASVLLSESMVGDDAPSSSRIVLEGAPGQGKSTVGQYVCQAHRARLLGNNSQINRFSAEHRSSPIRLPFHVDFRDLAAWLRRRDPFDITNDGAPEGWSDTLEAFLAAQVRRYSGGLRFSVSDLDAVLRATPAILVLDGLDEVPDLNDRRAVVSCVNEALNRIEPFSPSFRTMASSRPSSFSKTPGFSKREWTYFGLGDLPLTLVLEYTDGWLMSRRVTHQAAYEIRQVLGQKLGQPHIVDLARNPMQLAILLWLVRKKGPSLPDKRTALYREYMETFLDREAEKSSIIRDERELILDLHGYVAWELHCLAETGDSNGSIAEPKLKALLKKYLQLRGYKKKKLELVDQLFTGMTDRVMVLTSRVQNTFEFEVQPLREYFAARYLYSTARTSSPGAERSGNRSERFEALLRNPYWWNVTRFYAGFSDVGELANIVDLLEDLIKSNGDYSLISYSREVALTLLRDQVFSQKPRSVSRVVDLVSSEESVALLGSITRGLGSSVLSLPFDSGGEEIVERMRTRIEKGVASGLLDFDAARLLAENSESALIVDWWYDKWSHARNKRARRLWFFVGKSMDLFHTLSPSQGEEVFESIGNDTNLWHSILQPDVRLPPSVGETNFDSFLAAFRAGVQLNGTLDAPQQSAPALCTEIASLNSLSYLMHVSDGLLPRGRRRLLPFYNIREELEDEGKHSALLRRLVEAASIVQSSTNTKNKYSLWVDFHEALTDAIGGKCQRTLAMAAFLGEVRGGNISRKVAGGLFDESISPVLRARYARQRRLDRGWWADQLKDIESSDDAFFALCCILRWAPPSVLMENEKRLDKWIRGFDAYTLYIIHSMASNAWIRPGTEPDPQWLTRSTAGMLYLASTQMDKNTSITTLNRIAKSCRDQDLKALISAARLAILLRSPNKEWADSLDDFSDSFASCQPTTPIHPMRYNFARTGGIDISTCREILRHSHELPPVLRHMANEILTAEVAAKATTLANASTRQEWFDQETLD